A single window of Fusobacterium periodonticum 1_1_41FAA DNA harbors:
- a CDS encoding autotransporter-associated N-terminal domain-containing protein: MNNNLDTMEKNLRSIAKRYENVKYSVGLAVLFLMKGISAFSDDNKIQEIEKQKDILTDVKKEKSEIKEKKSVKQANQKLKASWTNMQFGANDMYSNYFFAPKAKVDKASLVKSEKTILVASADNTSTLPMFAKLLTDIEETTETRTQVLTTAEIRASKDNLRNSVGNLQNKINIARQENNKEIEGLKLELTQLMEQGDQVVKSPWSSWQFGANYMYEKWNGAYKGRGDKKEKYAFEGIFTRSNDLFLRNISPLDNKDRDIYEKYTKSVKDNVINSALTSTLLQRGKSISYGLVTNTNTQEPLVSIEINAAVKPKTIQKTPLALSIPGINAPNVPIPTINLSAPINLELPHPNTPSKVVVIAKPNAEPFTGYYFDGTWSHRELRDNISIYSGIDPTSLIGNINNTNPTPAAMTGSYNGRAFEGTRIINENNRYTNAYYINSQTNATKLENNTFYLRGHYSTDTYNDSNTRAHLGISNNAQRVYNDGHGNGIPDEGVVGVHALGDLNIKNIVFNLYGRAGAVTNETWRHGILDFDNVTVNMYNSDNMGFYNMPVARYTYKYGKNVGGIGREWRVLAGGFSGKANVNMYGRNNSVYLTTGLSYMKHWQNEGLIQSDGASNIVYSSFSYAPTLSKLVNPAGAGYLHNTNMIKLSNVKLYGDENIGMYFGSRIKGDIAKVHMEAPNEIESLYGYNNKAAHIGLYQGEIDFSAKIGEKLTIDNRNKQTAEGNLNNTGYTNETVDGAVGIFSESGQRVGIVARGDVMEGPTPTAAEISAHSTDPTWDRWFWHKWNSTTQQIEIDKTGYGAGFYYAASNDFSKDPIHNLEVAKLDIRFGKYSKNGIMVLAKQGTVIDVGKNTSNYHITGVSSDITDGINGANTLEADASTGTIVAYAEGTWDQLKHRYGSEDARIAQNDADAVAINNGAARKSLTDANATTAAKLQGLGSEININPNVVLASKEGIAYMGDNQGIVNAMGTTEAVNYGSIIAYAKNKGQVTVNGAVKAEDKNTVSEANKFKNIGAFAEAGGKAELKGAVTINGIGAFAKGAGSEAILSSTNNDVTINAGTVGGIVATDNGYAKLNGGTINVTKDNSRLFYADATGKIDFTRTTNINVSKGIILPQEESNPAFYNSKVSTATGVTPTKYNGMENVTINLLSDDVVLRTVDNHTPETWTGGANFETNVKNIMKYSALNKNGHTYKAYYTNGKFKIVTNVNLDDATDIFNGIVMGNEEVTIDNGISITSNAGKGLAQAALKNTVDNSKTAYINNGTVNITGANSGSIALKVDHGTIENNGLVSMTDGIGLYGSSGSKISNNANGKISISSPSQHGIGIAGFLTGTTAQNYGTDKLIANLIATSGGNLPSSIKTIDITNNGKIEIAGKAVGIYADNTSKVAGFNNHITKENAVVNNNASLSFGDESIGILAKKAIVNLSGTGKDDISVGKNGIGVATEDSTVNLLTDYGFQIKDKGVGIYAKNTNTSTGTMNVKYTGAVDKVGTGAYFEGTGSPLTNKLNINLENTSHATKGMIGIYAKNGNFTNEGNIKITNTNTLGFGIISSGADITNKGNITLEDSLNSSKPNIGMYTAGSASLKNMGKITVGKNGIGVYGKNITNGDSVTLPNSTIEVGENGIGIYTKAGAGENVKLESGNIKVGKDGVGVYTEGNGGTIRATNTFNMTLGDGSSAANKGAFGFVNVGSNNKIYSDISNVNLQNNSMYIYSKDTSGTSVNPQVVNNTNITTTGKNNYGIYSAGYVVNNGNMNMSAGTGNVGVYSINGGTIENRSGVITVGGSIPVNDEYGIGMAAGYTWTKKDLEKPISQRPQQTIGNIINRGTINVNGQFSLGMYGSGNGTTVNNYGTINLNADNTTGMYLTDGAVGKNYGTITNTPGVKNVTGVVVKNGARFVNDTSGVVRLNATNAVGILATKDEGKPLGTYIINYGTFDITGDGSKKRKKICSKRSK, translated from the coding sequence ATGAATAATAATCTAGACACTATGGAGAAAAATCTACGATCAATTGCAAAAAGATATGAAAATGTTAAGTATTCAGTAGGACTAGCAGTACTTTTTTTAATGAAGGGGATAAGTGCATTCTCTGATGATAATAAAATACAGGAAATAGAGAAACAAAAAGATATTTTAACAGATGTCAAAAAAGAAAAGTCTGAAATTAAAGAGAAAAAGTCAGTAAAACAGGCAAATCAAAAATTAAAAGCATCTTGGACAAATATGCAATTTGGTGCTAATGATATGTATAGCAATTATTTTTTTGCACCTAAGGCCAAAGTAGATAAGGCTTCTCTTGTAAAAAGTGAGAAAACGATTTTAGTAGCTAGTGCAGATAATACTAGCACTTTACCTATGTTTGCGAAATTGTTAACAGATATAGAAGAAACTACAGAAACTAGAACACAAGTACTTACAACAGCAGAAATAAGAGCAAGCAAAGATAATTTAAGAAACTCAGTCGGAAATTTACAAAATAAAATTAATATAGCAAGACAAGAAAATAACAAAGAAATAGAAGGTTTAAAATTAGAATTAACTCAACTTATGGAACAAGGAGATCAAGTAGTAAAGTCACCATGGTCATCTTGGCAATTCGGTGCTAACTATATGTATGAGAAATGGAATGGAGCATATAAAGGAAGAGGAGATAAAAAAGAAAAATATGCTTTTGAAGGAATATTTACTAGAAGTAATGACTTATTTTTAAGAAATATATCTCCACTTGATAATAAAGATAGAGATATATATGAGAAATATACAAAGTCTGTAAAAGATAATGTGATCAATTCGGCATTAACATCTACTCTATTACAAAGAGGAAAAAGTATAAGTTACGGATTAGTAACTAATACAAATACTCAAGAACCACTAGTTTCAATAGAAATTAATGCGGCAGTTAAGCCTAAGACTATACAAAAGACTCCACTTGCATTGAGTATACCTGGAATAAATGCACCTAATGTGCCTATACCAACTATCAATCTAAGTGCACCAATAAACTTGGAATTACCACATCCTAATACACCTAGCAAAGTGGTTGTCATTGCAAAACCTAATGCAGAACCATTTACAGGATATTATTTTGATGGAACATGGAGCCATAGAGAGTTAAGAGATAATATTTCTATTTATTCGGGAATAGATCCTACTTCTTTAATAGGAAATATAAATAATACTAATCCTACTCCAGCAGCAATGACAGGTTCGTATAATGGTAGAGCATTTGAAGGAACACGTATAATAAATGAAAATAATAGATATACTAATGCTTACTATATAAATAGTCAAACTAATGCAACTAAACTTGAAAATAATACTTTCTATTTAAGAGGACATTACTCTACAGATACTTATAATGATAGTAATACTAGAGCACATTTAGGAATATCTAATAATGCTCAAAGAGTATATAATGATGGGCATGGAAATGGTATTCCAGATGAAGGTGTTGTTGGTGTTCATGCATTGGGAGATTTAAATATTAAAAATATAGTATTTAACCTATATGGAAGAGCAGGAGCAGTAACTAATGAAACTTGGAGACATGGGATACTAGATTTTGATAATGTAACTGTAAATATGTATAATAGTGATAATATGGGATTCTATAATATGCCAGTTGCTAGATATACATATAAATATGGGAAAAATGTTGGTGGTATTGGAAGAGAATGGCGTGTTTTAGCTGGAGGATTTTCTGGAAAAGCTAATGTAAATATGTATGGAAGAAATAACTCTGTTTATCTAACAACAGGATTGTCATATATGAAACATTGGCAAAATGAAGGTCTTATCCAATCAGATGGAGCTTCAAATATAGTATATTCAAGTTTTTCTTATGCTCCAACTTTATCAAAACTTGTAAATCCGGCAGGAGCAGGATATCTTCATAATACAAATATGATAAAATTATCAAATGTTAAACTATATGGAGATGAAAATATAGGTATGTACTTTGGTAGTAGAATCAAAGGAGATATAGCTAAGGTACATATGGAAGCGCCAAATGAAATAGAAAGTCTATATGGATATAACAATAAGGCAGCACATATAGGACTATATCAAGGTGAAATAGATTTTTCAGCAAAAATTGGAGAAAAATTAACAATAGATAATCGAAATAAACAAACAGCTGAAGGGAATTTAAATAATACAGGCTATACTAATGAAACAGTTGATGGTGCTGTAGGAATCTTCTCAGAAAGTGGTCAAAGAGTTGGAATAGTTGCAAGAGGGGATGTAATGGAAGGTCCTACACCAACTGCAGCTGAAATAAGTGCTCATAGTACTGATCCTACTTGGGACAGATGGTTTTGGCATAAATGGAATAGTACAACACAGCAAATAGAAATAGATAAGACAGGCTATGGTGCTGGTTTTTATTATGCGGCAAGTAATGATTTTTCAAAAGACCCTATACATAATTTAGAAGTTGCTAAATTAGATATTAGATTTGGAAAATATTCTAAAAATGGAATTATGGTTTTAGCAAAACAAGGGACAGTAATTGATGTAGGAAAGAATACTTCTAACTACCATATTACTGGAGTAAGTTCAGATATTACTGATGGTATCAATGGTGCAAATACTCTTGAAGCAGATGCTTCAACTGGAACTATAGTAGCCTATGCAGAAGGAACTTGGGATCAATTAAAACATAGATATGGAAGTGAAGATGCAAGAATAGCTCAAAATGATGCTGATGCAGTGGCTATAAATAATGGTGCAGCAAGAAAGTCATTGACAGATGCAAATGCTACAACAGCTGCTAAACTACAAGGTCTAGGTTCTGAAATAAATATTAATCCTAATGTAGTGCTAGCTTCAAAAGAAGGTATAGCATATATGGGAGATAACCAAGGTATAGTTAATGCAATGGGAACAACAGAAGCAGTTAATTATGGTTCAATAATTGCCTATGCTAAAAATAAGGGACAAGTTACTGTAAATGGTGCAGTAAAAGCTGAAGATAAAAATACAGTTTCTGAAGCTAATAAATTTAAGAATATAGGAGCTTTCGCAGAAGCAGGTGGAAAGGCTGAACTAAAAGGGGCAGTTACTATAAATGGAATAGGAGCCTTTGCTAAGGGAGCAGGTTCAGAAGCAATATTATCTTCAACAAATAATGATGTAACAATAAATGCTGGAACTGTCGGAGGAATAGTTGCAACAGATAATGGATATGCTAAATTAAATGGTGGAACTATCAATGTAACCAAAGATAATTCTAGACTTTTCTATGCAGATGCAACAGGAAAAATTGACTTTACAAGAACTACAAATATAAATGTTTCAAAAGGAATAATTCTTCCACAAGAAGAAAGTAATCCAGCTTTCTATAACAGTAAAGTTTCAACAGCAACAGGAGTGACTCCTACAAAATATAATGGTATGGAAAATGTAACAATAAATCTTCTAAGTGATGATGTTGTTTTAAGAACAGTTGATAACCATACTCCTGAAACTTGGACTGGTGGAGCAAATTTTGAAACTAATGTTAAGAATATAATGAAGTATTCTGCTTTAAATAAAAATGGTCACACATATAAGGCATACTATACTAATGGAAAATTTAAAATTGTAACAAATGTTAATCTTGATGATGCAACAGATATTTTTAATGGTATAGTTATGGGAAATGAAGAAGTTACAATTGATAATGGAATTTCTATTACATCTAATGCAGGAAAAGGTTTAGCACAAGCTGCTTTAAAAAATACTGTAGACAATAGTAAGACAGCATATATCAACAATGGAACTGTAAATATAACAGGAGCAAACAGTGGAAGTATTGCTCTTAAAGTTGACCATGGAACTATTGAGAATAATGGACTAGTTAGTATGACTGATGGAATAGGTCTATATGGAAGCAGTGGAAGTAAAATTTCAAACAATGCAAATGGAAAAATTAGTATAAGTTCTCCAAGTCAACATGGAATAGGAATAGCAGGTTTCCTTACAGGAACTACTGCCCAAAACTATGGTACAGATAAATTAATTGCTAATTTAATAGCAACTAGTGGTGGAAATCTTCCTAGTTCTATAAAGACAATAGATATTACAAATAATGGGAAAATTGAAATTGCAGGAAAAGCTGTTGGAATATATGCTGACAATACAAGTAAAGTAGCTGGATTTAATAATCATATTACAAAAGAAAATGCAGTTGTAAATAATAATGCTTCTTTAAGCTTTGGAGATGAAAGCATAGGAATTCTTGCTAAAAAAGCAATAGTTAATTTAAGTGGAACTGGAAAAGATGATATCTCTGTTGGTAAAAATGGTATAGGAGTTGCTACAGAAGATTCAACTGTAAATCTTTTAACAGACTATGGTTTCCAAATAAAAGATAAAGGTGTAGGAATCTATGCTAAAAATACAAATACTTCTACAGGAACTATGAATGTAAAATACACAGGTGCAGTAGATAAAGTAGGAACAGGAGCATATTTTGAAGGAACAGGAAGTCCTCTAACTAATAAATTGAATATTAATTTAGAAAATACTTCACATGCCACAAAAGGAATGATAGGAATCTATGCTAAAAATGGGAATTTTACTAATGAAGGAAATATAAAAATAACTAATACAAATACATTAGGTTTTGGTATTATTTCTTCTGGAGCCGATATAACTAATAAAGGAAATATTACTTTAGAAGATTCTTTAAATTCAAGTAAACCAAATATTGGAATGTATACAGCAGGTTCAGCTTCTTTAAAAAACATGGGTAAAATCACTGTTGGTAAAAATGGTATAGGAGTTTACGGAAAGAATATCACAAATGGAGATTCAGTAACTTTACCAAATAGTACAATAGAAGTTGGAGAAAATGGTATAGGAATTTATACTAAAGCAGGAGCAGGTGAAAATGTAAAACTTGAATCTGGAAATATAAAAGTTGGTAAAGATGGAGTTGGAGTATATACTGAAGGAAATGGTGGAACTATAAGAGCTACAAACACATTTAATATGACTCTTGGTGATGGATCAAGTGCTGCTAATAAAGGTGCTTTTGGTTTTGTTAATGTAGGTTCAAATAATAAGATTTATAGTGATATATCAAATGTTAACTTACAAAATAACTCGATGTATATCTACTCAAAAGATACAAGTGGAACATCAGTTAATCCACAAGTTGTAAATAATACTAATATTACGACTACTGGAAAGAATAACTATGGAATCTATTCAGCAGGTTATGTTGTTAATAATGGAAATATGAATATGTCAGCAGGAACTGGAAATGTTGGTGTATATAGTATTAATGGTGGGACTATTGAAAATAGAAGTGGAGTAATTACAGTAGGAGGTTCTATTCCTGTAAATGATGAATACGGAATAGGAATGGCAGCAGGTTATACTTGGACTAAGAAAGATTTAGAAAAACCTATTTCTCAAAGACCACAACAAACTATAGGTAATATAATTAATAGAGGAACTATTAATGTAAACGGACAATTTAGTTTGGGAATGTATGGAAGTGGAAATGGCACTACTGTTAATAACTATGGAACTATTAACTTAAATGCGGATAATACAACAGGAATGTATTTAACTGATGGAGCAGTAGGTAAAAACTATGGAACGATAACAAATACTCCAGGAGTAAAAAATGTTACAGGAGTTGTTGTAAAAAATGGAGCTAGATTTGTAAATGATACATCAGGAGTAGTAAGATTAAATGCTACAAATGCAGTAGGTATTTTGGCAACTAAAGATGAAGGAAAACCTTTAGGAACATATATTATAAACTATGGAACTTTTGATATCACAGGAGATGGTTCAAAAAAAAGAAAAAAAATCTGTAGCAAGAGATCTAAATAA